The following is a genomic window from Niabella soli DSM 19437.
CATCACTGCGGGCCGTGCATCCGCTGCTGCGAGTTTTAACCGCAGGTTATTTACCGAAAGTCCTTTTACGTTCCTGGCAAAAAGCGCATAAGCGGGCGGTGTTCCGATTTCAAAATATTCACCCGCCACCTTTGGCACTTCAGCAACCGCCTCGGCCGCTGTTCCGCCGCCGGGGAAGGTGATATGAATATCCTGAAAAGAAATATCCTCCATGTAATTATTATCAAAAGCGTTTAAAACAATGCAGGAGCGCAGTTCACCTGAACGGTAGGCGCTTTGAAAAGCTGAGTCGGGCAGCGGCTGCGGCGTTACAACCGTTGCCTGGATATTATTGAATGCCACCCGCTTTAAAACGCCCGCCGGAAGATTGTCGCCGGTAACGCTGGATGATTTCCGTTCACTGATACCAATATGAATGGGCCCTGTAACATTCTTCATAATAAGATTAGAAAAAGTCAGGTCTTCAAACCGGGAACCACGGCTGCAATAGATCTTTATAGGACAGCCATAGGTTTCATAAATCGTGCAATTGGTTATAGTAACATTTTGCACAAACCCGCCGCCAAAGCGGAATACAGACCAACGAGTACTAAAAGTACTATCGCTGACGGTCACGTACTGGCAACTGCCGAACAAGGCGCAGGCATCATCCTGGGTACGTACGTCACAGGCATGAACGTGCACATATCTGCAACTGATAAAATGAAACCCGTCATTGTTATGAATGACGCGCCCTTTAATGCGGAGCCCGGAAAATTTCAGGTATTCGCTTTGTATCATCCTTATGGAATGATACGCACTATCCTTCAAAAAAATATCGTTTACCTGAACATTCGTGCATTTGTAAAATAAGATATGATAAGGGCGTTGCGCCCCCGATATTCCGGCAGGTGATGGTGCTCCTTTTGAAGGGCTGCGGAACTGAGCGCCGTTTCCGTCAATGGTGCCCATGCCTTCTATGCCGATATTTTCTGCGTTCACAGCATACAGGAGCCCTACATTGCCATCCACCAGTGTTGAATCTCCGTGTAACGGAATTTCAGCAGCGGCAAAATATTGTTTACCGTCTGTTGTCCCCAGCAGCGTTGCCTGTGCGCTCAGGTAAAGCGTTACATTACTCTTTAATTGCAGGGTTCCGGATACAAATATTCCCGGAGGAAAAAAAACGGTTCCCCCTTTATTTCTATTGCAGGTATCAATAGCGGTCTGGATGGCTTTTGTATCCAGTGTTTTTCCATCGCCTTTTGCTCCAAAGGCTTTCACATTATAAATACCAACTGCATTTTCCGGATCGGCCGGGGCTGGTTCGGCGGCGCCGGCGGATGCTGTTTTAAACAGGCCGGTACCTGCGGCTAAAGCCGCTGCTTTTGTGAGCCAGTTTCTTCTTGAAAGCATATACTATTTTAAATTTATTAGCAGAAGCATGTACCCCAAGTGCCCATCAGTTTTTTACTTCCGTTATTTCGACAACAGTACTGGTGAGCGATTGCAATTTTCCCGGAGCCAGGTTCAGACCCACTTCCATAAGATAGGCCCCTGAAAATATATTTCCATTTTCAGCCAGCAAAGATTTAGTTCCCGGGAATAAATTAATTTCTTTGATCCGATATTGCTTACCCGCATCCAGTCCCTGCAACAATACTTTTGAAAAGCTATCCTTCTTTCTAAGATTCAGGAAATAATTAAACAGAACCGACCGGGTTTTATCTTCATTCACGTACATAACAACGGCACGGTTTTCATCATAGGGTGAGATCAGCCGGTAGAGATCGCCTTTCCAGATAACATTGCTGATATCCTTATATGTTTTTACCGCTGCCTTACTAAACTCCAGTTCCTGCGGAGTAAAATTATTTATGCGGATATCATAACCCATTTTTCCCATCATGGCCACATCTGTTTTAAATTTCAGCGACTGTTTGCCCATGCCGGTAACATGCGCTGCAATTGTATTTGCCGGAAAAAAATAAGAATATCCCCACTGGATGAAGATCCGTTCCAACGCATCGGTATTATCGCTGGGCCAAAATTCAGTAAAATATTCCAGCGCCTTATAATCCGTGCGTCCACCGCCACCCGCACATAACATGATCGGAAGGTGCGGATATTTTTCGCGAATGCGTTTCATAACCGCATAAAATCCCTTTGTATAGTTGATATACAAATGCGACTGCCGTTCTTTTAAATAAACAGAATACGCATTCGTCATGCTCCTGTTGCAATCCCATTTTATAAAAGCGATGCCGGGTGCCGTCTTCATTAATTGATCCACCGTATTAAACACGAAGTCCTGCACTTTCGGATTGGTGAGATCCAATACTAACTGGTTCCTTCCATAGCTCTCCGGCCGGTTGGGCAATTTCAAAATCCAGTCCGGATGTTTTTCATAAAGCTCGCTTTTAGGGTTTACCATTTCCGGTTCCAGCCAGATACCGAATTTTATATTACGGGCATCCGCTTCCTTTACCAGCTTTGCCAATCCGTTGGGCAGTTTTGAGCGGTCGGGCTGCCAATCGCCCAGACCCGCCTTGTCATTGTTCCTTGGATATTTATTCCCGAACCAACCATCGTCCAGCAAAAACAGGTCTACCCCTAAACCCTTCGCTTCATCAAACAATTCCACCAATCGCTGTTCGTTAAAGTTGGTATGTGTGGCTTCCCAATTATTTAAGAGTGTCATGCGGGGCGCATTACCATCGAGCAAGGCCTCCTTCCGCACCCATTTGTGCAGGTTGCGGCTGGCCTGCCCCTTTCCTTTATCCGAATAGGTAAACACAAATCCGGGCGTTTCAAAAATTTCATTCGGGTTGAGATAATATTCCGATGCAAAGGGGTTGATCCCTGCCAGGATGCGCAACCCGTTTTTCTGATCCACTTCAAAAGTATATTTAAAATTACCCGTCCACCCCAGGGTACCGGCAATTAATTTTCCTTCTGTTTCAGTAGAAGGCTTATCTAATGAAACAAAGAAGGTCTGTGTCTGGTAGAAGTTCGTACGGGTGCCCAGTTTGCTTTCAATGCTCTTGATCCCGTTCTGGAGTTGCTCTTCTTTCATTTGCACCTCGCGCGCCCAGTCGCCGTGAAATTGGGTAAGCCAGTATTCATTAGCATTAAAATGCAGCAGGGAGGAGGCATATTGCGTCAGCAGCACCGGCTTCTTTTCCTGGTGCCGGATCTCCGTCCAGGTTTTGATC
Proteins encoded in this region:
- a CDS encoding glycoside hydrolase family 28 protein; this translates as MLSRRNWLTKAAALAAGTGLFKTASAGAAEPAPADPENAVGIYNVKAFGAKGDGKTLDTKAIQTAIDTCNRNKGGTVFFPPGIFVSGTLQLKSNVTLYLSAQATLLGTTDGKQYFAAAEIPLHGDSTLVDGNVGLLYAVNAENIGIEGMGTIDGNGAQFRSPSKGAPSPAGISGAQRPYHILFYKCTNVQVNDIFLKDSAYHSIRMIQSEYLKFSGLRIKGRVIHNNDGFHFISCRYVHVHACDVRTQDDACALFGSCQYVTVSDSTFSTRWSVFRFGGGFVQNVTITNCTIYETYGCPIKIYCSRGSRFEDLTFSNLIMKNVTGPIHIGISERKSSSVTGDNLPAGVLKRVAFNNIQATVVTPQPLPDSAFQSAYRSGELRSCIVLNAFDNNYMEDISFQDIHITFPGGGTAAEAVAEVPKVAGEYFEIGTPPAYALFARNVKGLSVNNLRLKLAAADARPAVMLDNVEHAVIALLSTQGRQGSKVLRFRNSADVLVATPRVLDTVTAFAAVEGRNTRNIKVEGGDLSKAKSKLQQGADVPAGAVLLKE
- a CDS encoding alpha-galactosidase → MKSFFYILIFLFVSFAGKSQPDKIFIETKNTALVYKVGKDKKVIQVYIGEKLVKADYATLNSGREIYLTAGMENQFEPAIRAVHNDGNPSLDLQFEDYKQTKEANSVHTQIRLKDPVYPFYVILHFNAYIDEDVIKTWTEIRHQEKKPVLLTQYASSLLHFNANEYWLTQFHGDWAREVQMKEEQLQNGIKSIESKLGTRTNFYQTQTFFVSLDKPSTETEGKLIAGTLGWTGNFKYTFEVDQKNGLRILAGINPFASEYYLNPNEIFETPGFVFTYSDKGKGQASRNLHKWVRKEALLDGNAPRMTLLNNWEATHTNFNEQRLVELFDEAKGLGVDLFLLDDGWFGNKYPRNNDKAGLGDWQPDRSKLPNGLAKLVKEADARNIKFGIWLEPEMVNPKSELYEKHPDWILKLPNRPESYGRNQLVLDLTNPKVQDFVFNTVDQLMKTAPGIAFIKWDCNRSMTNAYSVYLKERQSHLYINYTKGFYAVMKRIREKYPHLPIMLCAGGGGRTDYKALEYFTEFWPSDNTDALERIFIQWGYSYFFPANTIAAHVTGMGKQSLKFKTDVAMMGKMGYDIRINNFTPQELEFSKAAVKTYKDISNVIWKGDLYRLISPYDENRAVVMYVNEDKTRSVLFNYFLNLRKKDSFSKVLLQGLDAGKQYRIKEINLFPGTKSLLAENGNIFSGAYLMEVGLNLAPGKLQSLTSTVVEITEVKN